In Armatimonadota bacterium, the DNA window GCCGCGGCGGCCGAGGGCCAGATCACCACCAACTACCCGGGCCTGCCCCGCGACGTCCGCCGGGGGGACCGCATCCTGCTGGACGACGGCACCCTGGAGCTGGAGGTGGAGAGCACCTCCCGCACCGCCGTGGTCACCCGGGTGGTGCGGGGCGGGGTGCTGCGGGAGCACAAAGGGGTCAACCTGCCCGGCGTGGCGGTGGACCTGCCGGTCCTCACCGACAAAGACCTCCGCGACCTGGAGGTGGCGCTGACGCTGGGCGTGGACTACGTGGCCCTCAGCTTCGTGCAGCGGGCCCGGGACATCGAGGTCGGCCGGCGCGCCGTCCAGCGGCTGGGCCGGCAGGTGCCCCTCATCGCCAAGCTGGAGAAGGCCGAAGCCATCCGCGCCCTGGACGAGATCCTGCAGGCCGCCGACGGGGTGATGGTGGCCCGGGGCGACCTGGGGGTGGAGCTGGACCCGGCCTGGGTGCCGGTCCTGCAGAAGACCATCATCCAGAAGGCCAACACGGCCGGCATCCCGGTGATCACCGCCACCCAGATGCTGGAGTCCATGGTGAGCAGCCCCCGGCCCACCCGCGCCGAGACGTCGGATGTGGCCAATGCCATCCTGGACGGCACCGACGCGGTGATGCTGTCGGCCGAGACCGCCCTGGGCCGCTATCCGGTGGAGGCGGTGCGCATGATGGACCGCATCGCCCGGGCCGTGGAGTCCTCCAATCCCGGGGTGTTCACCCCGGCCCTGCCCGAGCAGCGGGGCACGGTGTACTCGGTCGCCCGGGCCGCCGCGCGGCTGGCCCACGAGGTGCGGGCGCGGGCCATCGTGGCCATCACCCGCTCCGGGCGCACCGCCCAGATCCTGTCCAAACTGCGCCCGCACGAACCCCTGGTGGCCTTCACCGAGACGGTGGCCACCGCCCGGCGCCTGGCCCTGTGGTGGGGGGTCAACTGCTTCGCCACCGACTTCCTGGACAACACCGACGCCATGATCGCCCACGTGGAAGACGAGCTGATCCGCCGCCGCCTGGCCGCCCCCGGCGACACCATCGTGCTGGTGGGGTCGGCTCCGGTGGTCGTGCGGGGACGGGTGAACTTCATCAAGGTCCACCGGGTGCGGGGCCGCCGGGGCCGGCGTGCGGGCTGATCCCGGCCGGCACGACCGCGCACCCGGGGCCGCGGGCGGAGGGCCCGGCCATGATGGAGAGACTGTGGGACATCTACGAGCAGGTGTGCATGGTGGAGATGAAGGGGCTGGACGAGTTCGTGCGCCGCGTGCGGTCGGGCGAGTTCGGGGAGGTCTCCACCGAGGACCTCATCGCATTTCTGCGGGAGATCGAGGCCAACATGCTGGCCAACATCCAGATCAAGACCCAGGAGCACCCGGCGTACGCCGAGATGGCGGACGAGGTCTCGGAGCAGACCCGCAAGATGTTCGAGGAGCTGATCGACGGCCTGCGCCGGGCCTAGCCAGGAGGCCGCGACGGCGTGGGGCACCCCGGCCGTCCCCCCGGCTTCCCGCGTCGGCGATGGGGCGCTTCTGCCCGTCAGATGAGGAACCGTCCGTCCCGGTAGATCACGTCTCCGTCGGCCCGCACCTCCGATTCCTGCCGCAGGTCGCAGATCATGTCCCAGTGCAGCCCCGAGACGTTCCGCGAGCCGGTCTCGGGGTAGCCGATGCCCAGGGCCAGGTGCATGGTGCCGCCGATCTTCTCGTCGAACAGGATGTTGCGGGTGAACCTCTGGATGTGGTAGTTGAGGCCGAAGGCCACCTCGCCCAGGAACCGCGCGCCGGCATCGGTGTCCAGCATGGCCAGCAGGAACTCCTCCCCCTTGCGGGCCCGCGCCGCCACCACCCGGCCCTGCTCGAAGGACAGCTCCACCCCGTCCACCTCGCGCCCGTGGTACACCGCCGGGAATGAAAAACGCACCCAGCCGCGGGCCGAGTCTTCCACCGGGCCGGTGAACACCTCCCCGTCGGGGAAGTTCTCGGTGCCGGCGGCGGCGATCCAGGTGCGGCCGGCGACCGAGAGCTCCAGGTCCACGTGGGGGCCGCGGAACGTCAGGGTGCGCACGCGGTTCAGGGCGCTGGCGATGCGCTCCAGCTCCGCCCGCACCTTCTCCCAGGCGGCCACCGGGTCGGGCTCGTGGAGCATGCCCGCCGCGTAGACGAACTCCTCGTACTCGGCCAGGGACATCTCGGCCTCCTGGGCGTCGGCGTGGGTGGGGAACTGGGTCCCGCACCACCGCAGTTCGCCGCGGGCGGCCCGCTCCAGGAACCGGCGCTGGAGAGCACCGGTGGCCTCCCGGCGGATCGCCATGCGGCGGGGGTCGATGCCGCTCAGTTCGCGGGTGTTCCAGCGGCCGCTGATCCCCAGGGTGGCGGTGATCAGCTCCACCTCCTGGCGGTCCAGGTCCGAGA includes these proteins:
- the pyk gene encoding pyruvate kinase — protein: MRFDLTSRDWKRRTTIVATLGPATSDPERIRALIEAGVDVVRLNFSHGDPEQHARLYQLVRDAEAAAGRTVAVMADLAGPKIRVGSLPGGAIDLREGQRLIITADGAAAAEGQITTNYPGLPRDVRRGDRILLDDGTLELEVESTSRTAVVTRVVRGGVLREHKGVNLPGVAVDLPVLTDKDLRDLEVALTLGVDYVALSFVQRARDIEVGRRAVQRLGRQVPLIAKLEKAEAIRALDEILQAADGVMVARGDLGVELDPAWVPVLQKTIIQKANTAGIPVITATQMLESMVSSPRPTRAETSDVANAILDGTDAVMLSAETALGRYPVEAVRMMDRIARAVESSNPGVFTPALPEQRGTVYSVARAAARLAHEVRARAIVAITRSGRTAQILSKLRPHEPLVAFTETVATARRLALWWGVNCFATDFLDNTDAMIAHVEDELIRRRLAAPGDTIVLVGSAPVVVRGRVNFIKVHRVRGRRGRRAG
- a CDS encoding aminopeptidase, translated to MDPRVQKMADVLVHYSLRLQRGDLFRIAGPALAAPLIRAVYAEALRVGAYPYVRVSIDGLEEMFYKQASDDQLRFISDLDRQEVELITATLGISGRWNTRELSGIDPRRMAIRREATGALQRRFLERAARGELRWCGTQFPTHADAQEAEMSLAEYEEFVYAAGMLHEPDPVAAWEKVRAELERIASALNRVRTLTFRGPHVDLELSVAGRTWIAAAGTENFPDGEVFTGPVEDSARGWVRFSFPAVYHGREVDGVELSFEQGRVVAARARKGEEFLLAMLDTDAGARFLGEVAFGLNYHIQRFTRNILFDEKIGGTMHLALGIGYPETGSRNVSGLHWDMICDLRQESEVRADGDVIYRDGRFLI